A genomic stretch from Rhodomicrobium vannielii ATCC 17100 includes:
- a CDS encoding FtsB family cell division protein, whose translation MTPGRNGRLLRQFGLLAIFLSLTAYVAADAVRGPHGLIANELLRAKIADLNRDLTALKRERARLERDADLLGPKASTHSDLLDEQARALLDLARPADIVIVNAEKTAR comes from the coding sequence ATGACACCGGGGCGAAACGGGCGGCTTCTGCGGCAATTCGGCCTGCTGGCGATTTTCCTGTCGCTGACCGCCTATGTCGCGGCCGACGCCGTACGCGGCCCACATGGTTTGATCGCGAACGAGCTTCTGCGGGCGAAGATCGCCGATCTCAACCGGGATCTCACGGCGCTGAAGCGGGAGCGCGCCCGCCTCGAACGCGACGCGGACCTTCTCGGCCCGAAGGCGTCCACGCATTCCGATCTCCTCGACGAGCAGGCCCGCGCCCTTCTCGATCTCGCCCGACCTGCCGATATTGTGATCGTAAACGCCGAGAAAACCGCTCGATAA
- a CDS encoding type 1 glutamine amidotransferase domain-containing protein has protein sequence MADIQGKKIAILATNGFEQSELEVPQKKLREAGATVEVISPEAGEIRGWIGKDWGNPVKVDRPLAEAHASDYDAIVLPGGQINPDLLRGNEQALSFIKDFYTEGKTVAAVCHAPWLLIETGIINGKRATGYKTIRTDLTNAGAEFVDEAVVTDNGVITSRQPSDLDAFSAKIIEEVREGRHERRAA, from the coding sequence ATGGCCGACATCCAGGGCAAGAAGATCGCGATCCTCGCGACGAACGGTTTTGAGCAATCCGAACTCGAAGTGCCGCAGAAAAAGCTCCGCGAGGCGGGCGCAACGGTTGAGGTGATTTCGCCAGAAGCCGGCGAGATACGTGGCTGGATCGGCAAGGACTGGGGCAACCCGGTGAAGGTGGACCGGCCGCTCGCTGAAGCGCACGCCAGCGACTACGACGCGATCGTGTTGCCGGGGGGGCAAATCAACCCCGATCTGTTGCGCGGCAATGAGCAGGCGCTTTCGTTCATCAAGGACTTCTATACCGAAGGCAAGACCGTCGCAGCCGTATGCCACGCGCCGTGGCTCCTGATCGAGACGGGGATCATCAACGGCAAGCGCGCGACGGGATACAAGACGATCCGCACCGACCTCACCAATGCGGGCGCGGAGTTCGTCGACGAGGCCGTCGTGACGGATAACGGCGTGATTACGAGCCGTCAGCCGTCCGATCTCGACGCGTTTTCAGCGAAGATCATCGAAGAGGTGCGCGAGGGCAGGCACGAGCGCCGCGCTGCCTAA
- a CDS encoding NUDIX domain-containing protein: MPDLAKPSRVTISEHSRVLDLFFKVDDYAVSHERLDGAMSEPRSTLVFERGDAVGALLYDPERRKIITVRQFRLPVHLREPGRGWMVEAVAGMLNTTDGGESETPYDCVMRETQEETGYQLTRLTPVGKYYSSPGGSTEIIHLYYAEVRTVDQTEKGGGNAAEGEDIEIVEFAIDEFFDRLVAGEFQDPKLIIAGQWLMARRGNLAAEYDTKTSRTFVAELNPRQTIGIKTGNISAIKDVEAWVNSENTDMQMDRFFRRSVSATIRVLGAKKHEGSTSIQEDTIGLALTKALGGRNFVTPGTVLETEPGELEKTHNVQRIFHVASVAGDIGTGLSTTLANIERSIDNVLAAISKRRYRSALIPLFGTGQGGFPVSEVVPVLVKGARDFFAENPKSPLREIYFVAYSEGDLARLKNEIRVVTGVTPVEVKAGE; this comes from the coding sequence ATGCCTGACCTGGCAAAGCCGTCGCGGGTGACGATTTCCGAGCATAGCCGCGTGCTCGATCTGTTTTTCAAGGTCGACGACTACGCGGTGTCCCACGAGCGTCTCGACGGCGCGATGAGCGAGCCGCGTTCGACGCTTGTCTTCGAGCGCGGCGATGCGGTGGGCGCGCTCCTGTACGATCCCGAGCGGCGGAAAATCATCACGGTGCGCCAGTTCCGCCTGCCGGTGCATCTGCGCGAGCCGGGGCGCGGTTGGATGGTAGAGGCCGTCGCCGGCATGCTCAACACAACGGACGGCGGTGAGTCCGAAACGCCTTACGATTGCGTGATGCGCGAGACGCAGGAAGAGACCGGCTATCAGCTCACGCGGTTGACGCCTGTCGGCAAATATTACTCGTCGCCCGGCGGTAGCACGGAAATCATCCATCTCTATTATGCCGAAGTCCGCACTGTCGATCAGACCGAGAAGGGCGGCGGCAACGCGGCCGAGGGCGAAGACATCGAGATCGTCGAGTTCGCCATCGACGAGTTTTTCGACAGGCTCGTCGCGGGCGAGTTTCAGGATCCGAAGCTCATCATCGCCGGGCAATGGCTGATGGCGCGGCGCGGCAATCTGGCGGCGGAGTACGACACCAAGACCTCGCGAACCTTCGTGGCCGAACTCAATCCCCGCCAGACGATCGGCATCAAGACCGGCAATATCTCCGCCATCAAGGACGTTGAGGCGTGGGTCAACTCCGAAAACACCGACATGCAGATGGACCGCTTCTTTCGGCGCTCCGTATCGGCAACGATCCGGGTGCTCGGCGCGAAAAAGCACGAGGGGAGCACGTCCATACAGGAGGACACGATCGGTCTCGCACTCACGAAGGCGCTGGGCGGTCGCAACTTCGTGACGCCCGGCACGGTGCTTGAAACCGAACCGGGCGAGCTCGAAAAGACGCACAATGTGCAGCGCATCTTCCACGTTGCGAGCGTGGCGGGCGACATCGGCACGGGCCTTTCGACGACGCTTGCCAATATCGAGCGATCCATCGACAACGTCCTGGCCGCGATCTCGAAGCGGCGCTATCGCTCGGCGCTGATTCCGCTGTTCGGCACGGGGCAGGGCGGCTTTCCGGTTAGCGAGGTGGTGCCGGTTCTGGTCAAGGGCGCGCGCGACTTCTTCGCGGAGAATCCGAAGTCGCCTTTGCGCGAAATCTACTTCGTCGCCTATTCGGAGGGGGATCTCGCGCGACTCAAGAACGAAATTCGCGTCGTGACCGGCGTCACACCCGTCGAGGTGAAGGCGGGGGAATAG
- the lipB gene encoding lipoyl(octanoyl) transferase LipB, whose translation MDQAVAAFAEKLLAHREALGDLTDVEWRTSADLVPYEAAVSAMEERAAAILAGDAPELVWFLEHPPLYTAGTSAKATDLLDAARFPVHAAGRGGQYTYHGPGQLVAYVLLDLNRRGRDVRRHVRHLEDWVIAALADYGVAGAARDDRPGVWVRDGAREDKIAAIGVRVRRWVTFHGTAINVRPDLSHYAGIVPCGIEDAGVTSLERLGALRERAEVSAAAPPS comes from the coding sequence GTGGATCAGGCGGTCGCCGCTTTCGCGGAAAAGCTCCTGGCACACCGTGAGGCGCTCGGCGATCTGACGGACGTCGAGTGGCGAACGAGCGCCGACCTCGTGCCTTATGAAGCGGCAGTGTCCGCGATGGAGGAGCGCGCGGCGGCCATCCTTGCAGGCGACGCGCCGGAACTCGTCTGGTTCCTCGAACATCCGCCGCTTTACACGGCAGGCACCAGCGCCAAGGCGACGGATCTCCTCGACGCGGCGCGCTTTCCGGTCCACGCGGCAGGGCGCGGCGGGCAATATACCTATCATGGGCCGGGCCAACTCGTCGCCTATGTGCTCCTCGACTTGAACCGGCGCGGGCGCGATGTGCGCCGCCATGTCCGCCACCTCGAAGACTGGGTGATCGCGGCGCTTGCCGACTATGGCGTGGCGGGAGCGGCACGCGACGACAGGCCGGGCGTCTGGGTGCGCGATGGCGCGCGCGAGGACAAGATCGCGGCCATCGGCGTTCGCGTGCGCCGCTGGGTGACGTTCCACGGCACGGCGATCAACGTGCGGCCCGACCTCTCGCATTACGCGGGTATCGTGCCGTGCGGGATCGAAGACGCGGGCGTCACCTCGCTCGAACGGCTGGGGGCGCTTCGGGAGCGCGCGGAAGTGTCCGCGGCGGCGCCTCCATCGTGA
- a CDS encoding GntR family transcriptional regulator — MAPSAHQPELKIVPIEAGTSLRTLAYDALRLAITQMDIYGQIEPIRLDERQLSQKLGVSRTPIREALTLLEQEGFVRAVPRRGIYVVRKSRREICEMIVVAAALESLAARLAAQKATEDQFKKLSERFEKFSNETSSELLNPFSQANLDFHRKILALGGCELIRKTTENLFAHIRAIRTICVTHEERPRHVVTLYKEIVEAISQRDGDKAERLVRDYTLDLAAYVEKHGLFAE; from the coding sequence GTGGCACCATCGGCCCATCAGCCGGAACTCAAGATCGTCCCTATCGAAGCCGGGACAAGCTTGAGAACATTAGCATACGATGCCCTCAGGCTCGCCATCACGCAGATGGACATCTACGGTCAGATCGAGCCAATTCGTCTGGACGAAAGGCAACTTTCCCAAAAGCTCGGCGTCAGCCGGACACCCATCCGCGAGGCACTCACGCTCCTTGAGCAGGAAGGTTTCGTGCGAGCCGTGCCCCGCCGCGGCATTTATGTCGTGCGCAAGTCGAGGCGCGAGATTTGCGAGATGATCGTTGTCGCCGCCGCCCTTGAAAGCCTCGCGGCCCGCCTCGCCGCACAGAAGGCGACGGAAGACCAGTTCAAGAAGCTTTCCGAGCGCTTCGAGAAGTTCAGCAACGAAACCTCGTCCGAGCTCCTGAACCCGTTTTCGCAGGCGAACCTCGACTTTCATCGGAAGATCCTCGCGCTCGGCGGCTGCGAACTGATCCGAAAGACGACCGAAAACCTTTTCGCACATATCCGCGCGATCCGAACGATTTGCGTCACTCATGAAGAGCGGCCGCGCCACGTCGTCACCCTCTACAAGGAGATCGTGGAAGCGATCAGCCAGCGAGACGGCGACAAGGCCGAAAGGCTCGTCCGCGACTACACGCTCGACCTCGCCGCTTATGTTGAAAAGCACGGCCTGTTCGCCGAGTAG
- a CDS encoding NADPH-dependent FMN reductase, with amino-acid sequence MAILKEKALPMTGPYTVGVFVGSLRKDSLNRKLAKALVELAPSEFKFEFVDIAALPHYNEDEDADPPAAWKEFREKVKPLDALLFVTPEYNRSVPGVLKNALDVGSRPYGQSVWEGKPAAVVSASPGGIGGFGANHHLRQSLVFLNVPAMQQPEAYIGGANKLFDENGQIANDGTRKFLHGFMDAFAHWVELHAKRA; translated from the coding sequence ATGGCCATCCTGAAAGAGAAAGCGCTCCCAATGACCGGACCCTATACTGTCGGCGTTTTTGTAGGCAGCTTGCGCAAGGACTCGCTCAATCGCAAGCTTGCCAAGGCACTCGTCGAACTCGCGCCGTCCGAATTCAAGTTCGAGTTCGTCGATATTGCCGCGCTACCCCACTACAATGAAGACGAGGATGCCGATCCGCCAGCGGCGTGGAAGGAATTCCGCGAGAAGGTCAAGCCGCTCGACGCCCTCTTGTTCGTCACGCCCGAATATAATCGCTCCGTGCCGGGCGTGCTGAAGAACGCGCTCGATGTCGGGTCGCGGCCCTATGGCCAGAGCGTCTGGGAAGGCAAGCCCGCAGCCGTCGTGAGCGCCTCGCCCGGAGGAATCGGCGGCTTCGGCGCGAACCATCATTTGCGGCAATCGCTGGTGTTTCTGAACGTCCCCGCCATGCAGCAACCCGAAGCCTATATCGGCGGCGCGAACAAGCTGTTCGACGAAAACGGGCAGATCGCGAACGACGGCACGCGAAAATTCCTTCACGGATTCATGGACGCCTTCGCGCACTGGGTCGAATTGCATGCAAAGAGGGCGTGA
- a CDS encoding glutathione S-transferase family protein: MTTLYYAPGACSLAPHIVLEWIGKPYEEKRVGYQSPELLAVNPAGAVPVLDDDGFVLTQAGAILHYLARKHPEARLGGGEGLHASAELDRWSSFFTGDLHPSFFPIFMPYRYTKDKSDAAQEAVRDAGRDLVRKRLKILNAHLEGREWILDGGRSVIDAYAFPMIRWAKGMLPEGIGAYPNLEALHDRIASDEKVKAVLAREAAEN; encoded by the coding sequence ATGACCACGCTTTATTATGCACCCGGCGCGTGTTCGCTCGCCCCTCACATCGTGCTTGAATGGATCGGGAAGCCCTACGAGGAAAAGCGCGTCGGCTATCAATCGCCGGAACTGCTCGCGGTCAATCCTGCGGGCGCGGTGCCCGTTCTCGACGATGACGGCTTTGTTCTGACACAGGCCGGCGCGATCCTTCATTACCTCGCCCGGAAGCACCCGGAAGCGCGTCTCGGCGGCGGCGAGGGATTGCACGCCTCGGCCGAACTGGATCGGTGGTCCTCGTTCTTCACCGGCGACTTGCACCCCTCGTTCTTCCCGATCTTCATGCCCTACCGCTATACGAAGGACAAATCGGACGCAGCGCAGGAGGCGGTGCGTGACGCGGGACGCGACCTCGTTCGCAAGCGTCTCAAAATTCTGAACGCCCATCTCGAAGGCCGCGAGTGGATTCTCGATGGCGGCCGGTCGGTGATCGACGCCTACGCGTTTCCCATGATCCGCTGGGCCAAGGGCATGCTGCCCGAGGGTATCGGCGCCTATCCGAACCTCGAAGCCCTCCATGACCGGATCGCTTCGGACGAGAAGGTGAAGGCTGTTCTCGCCCGCGAAGCTGCCGAAAACTGA
- a CDS encoding winged helix-turn-helix domain-containing protein — MDQPVSQKEKARLHVSLALPNGGSLDEEDIALIETVQKCRSILGASKLMGISYRKTWLMTDALNRTFETRVIDTFPGRRGGGAEVTPFGERIVAVFRSVERRSARAATATLEELTSSLDWAFETATSGAAREETQDLRSSA; from the coding sequence ATGGATCAACCCGTGAGTCAGAAGGAAAAGGCGCGCCTTCACGTGAGCCTCGCCCTGCCTAATGGCGGCAGCCTCGACGAGGAAGACATCGCGCTCATCGAAACCGTGCAGAAGTGCCGCTCGATCCTCGGCGCGAGCAAGCTGATGGGCATTTCCTATCGCAAGACGTGGCTGATGACGGACGCGCTGAACCGCACCTTCGAGACGCGCGTCATCGATACGTTTCCGGGCCGTCGCGGCGGCGGTGCCGAGGTGACGCCGTTCGGCGAGCGCATCGTCGCGGTGTTCCGCTCCGTCGAGCGACGCTCCGCACGCGCCGCAACCGCGACGCTCGAAGAGCTTACGTCGTCTCTGGATTGGGCGTTCGAGACTGCAACGTCGGGCGCGGCTCGGGAAGAGACTCAGGATTTACGTTCATCTGCGTGA
- a CDS encoding TOBE domain-containing protein gives MPTDSAPKNRFKLSTTLEARVHHHNVKTGVTTLFLGAFELRVPRVEAEPGTGVAVEIDASDVSIALSRPMDVSITNRLPGTIVEVEYLDAPYARVTFDLGVCNLHSLVTWESVERLALEPGLKAWAMIKTIAITQMNVNPESLPEPRPTLQSRTPNPETT, from the coding sequence TTGCCGACCGACAGCGCGCCGAAAAACAGGTTCAAGCTTTCCACCACGCTCGAAGCGCGGGTGCATCATCATAACGTCAAGACCGGCGTGACGACGCTGTTTCTGGGCGCGTTCGAACTGCGCGTGCCGCGCGTCGAGGCAGAGCCGGGCACGGGTGTCGCGGTCGAGATCGATGCGAGCGACGTGTCCATCGCCTTGTCGCGCCCGATGGACGTGTCGATCACCAACCGGCTGCCCGGAACGATTGTCGAGGTGGAATATCTCGACGCGCCCTATGCGCGGGTGACGTTCGATCTCGGCGTCTGCAATCTGCATTCGCTCGTCACATGGGAATCGGTTGAGCGGCTGGCGCTCGAACCCGGCCTCAAGGCGTGGGCGATGATCAAGACCATCGCCATCACGCAGATGAACGTAAATCCTGAGTCTCTTCCCGAGCCGCGCCCGACGTTGCAGTCTCGAACGCCCAATCCAGAGACGACGTAA
- a CDS encoding DUF2849 domain-containing protein: protein MAHPHQQKLKISGPVVITANRLADGVVIHRTSEGRWSENLAAAQILLTADEALAALKAAQADGLIAVGPYVARVEAAPTAKPGHSPKPGNLREKIRSHGPTFPLPSDAPVAYLPNEVGKVAA, encoded by the coding sequence ATGGCACATCCTCATCAGCAGAAGCTCAAGATCAGCGGACCGGTGGTCATCACCGCAAACCGCCTTGCCGATGGCGTTGTGATCCACCGCACGAGCGAAGGGCGGTGGTCGGAAAATCTCGCGGCCGCGCAAATCCTCCTGACGGCCGACGAAGCGCTCGCCGCGCTGAAGGCCGCCCAGGCCGATGGGCTCATTGCGGTCGGCCCCTATGTCGCTCGCGTCGAGGCCGCGCCTACCGCCAAGCCGGGTCATTCGCCTAAGCCGGGCAATCTGCGCGAGAAAATTCGCAGCCATGGCCCCACATTCCCGCTTCCCTCCGATGCACCCGTTGCCTACCTTCCCAATGAAGTCGGCAAGGTGGCGGCTTAG
- a CDS encoding nitrite/sulfite reductase, with translation MYVYDEFDRTFIAERAAQFRDQVARRLSGEVTEDEFKPLRLMNGVYLQLHAYMLRIAIPYGTLSSNQLRKIAEIGRVYDRGYGHFTTRQNIQFNWIKLSDMPDVLVSLAEAGLHAIQTSGNCIRNITTDQWAGVAPDEIEDPRFWAEVLRQWSSLHPEFTFLPRKFKIAITAAPHDRAAIKVHDVGLRLVRNDAGEVGFQVLVGGGLGRSPFIGKLLRDFLPKEHLISYLEAILRTYNAHGRRDNIYKARIKILVHEIGVEKLKADVEKEWERIRDGYLKLDDAFLADIRSRFIYPDYESLEDESEALKLALAADARFATWHRNSVAPHKTPGYGIVTVSLKPIGKPPGDATSGQLDALADLADTYSAGEIRVGHEQNLVLPHVRQQDLFALWQKLDATGLATPNVNLISDSITCPGLDYCSLANARSIPIATAIAERFADHDRARSVGRLHLNISGCINACGHHHVGHIGILGVEKNDREFYQITLGGKADEDARFGDLLGPAIPYEEVVDTIERIVNRYLDLRQSETELFVDTVKRLGVEPFKEALHAVH, from the coding sequence ATGTATGTTTATGACGAATTCGACCGCACGTTCATCGCGGAGCGTGCCGCTCAGTTCCGCGATCAGGTGGCGCGACGTCTTTCGGGCGAAGTGACGGAAGACGAGTTCAAGCCGCTGCGGCTCATGAACGGCGTCTATCTTCAGCTTCACGCCTACATGCTGCGAATCGCGATCCCGTACGGAACGCTGTCCTCGAACCAGCTTCGCAAGATCGCCGAAATTGGCCGCGTCTATGACAGGGGCTACGGGCATTTCACGACGCGGCAGAACATCCAGTTCAACTGGATCAAGCTTTCCGACATGCCGGACGTGCTCGTGAGCCTCGCCGAGGCCGGGCTGCACGCCATCCAGACTTCGGGCAATTGCATTCGCAACATCACGACCGACCAGTGGGCCGGCGTCGCGCCCGACGAGATCGAAGACCCGCGCTTCTGGGCGGAAGTGCTGCGGCAATGGTCCTCGCTGCACCCCGAATTCACCTTCCTGCCGCGCAAGTTCAAGATCGCGATCACGGCCGCCCCGCACGACCGCGCGGCGATCAAGGTGCACGACGTCGGCTTGCGCCTCGTGCGCAACGACGCAGGCGAAGTCGGCTTTCAGGTGCTGGTTGGCGGCGGTCTCGGCCGCTCGCCCTTCATCGGCAAGCTTCTGCGCGACTTCCTGCCGAAAGAGCACCTCATCAGCTATCTTGAGGCGATCCTTCGCACCTACAACGCCCACGGCCGCCGCGACAACATCTACAAGGCGCGCATCAAGATCCTCGTCCATGAAATCGGGGTCGAGAAGCTGAAGGCCGATGTCGAAAAGGAATGGGAGCGCATCCGCGACGGCTATCTGAAGCTGGACGACGCGTTCCTCGCCGACATCCGGTCGCGCTTCATCTATCCCGACTACGAGTCGCTCGAAGACGAGTCCGAGGCGTTGAAGCTGGCGCTCGCCGCCGACGCACGTTTCGCGACCTGGCACAGAAACTCGGTCGCGCCTCACAAGACGCCGGGTTACGGCATTGTCACCGTGTCGCTGAAGCCCATCGGCAAGCCGCCGGGAGACGCGACCTCCGGCCAGCTCGACGCGCTCGCAGACCTCGCGGACACCTACAGCGCGGGCGAGATCCGCGTCGGCCACGAGCAAAACCTCGTGCTGCCCCATGTGCGCCAGCAAGACCTCTTCGCGCTGTGGCAGAAGCTCGACGCGACGGGTCTCGCAACACCGAACGTGAACCTCATCTCGGACTCGATCACCTGCCCCGGCCTCGACTATTGCAGCCTCGCCAACGCGCGCTCGATCCCGATCGCAACCGCCATCGCGGAGCGTTTCGCCGACCATGACAGGGCGCGCTCGGTCGGCCGTCTGCATCTGAACATCTCGGGCTGCATCAACGCCTGCGGCCATCATCACGTCGGCCATATCGGCATTCTCGGCGTCGAAAAGAACGACCGCGAATTCTACCAGATTACGCTTGGCGGCAAGGCGGACGAGGATGCGCGGTTCGGCGATTTGCTCGGCCCGGCCATTCCTTATGAGGAGGTGGTGGACACCATCGAGCGCATCGTGAACCGCTATCTCGACCTTCGGCAGAGTGAAACCGAACTCTTCGTCGACACAGTGAAACGCCTCGGCGTCGAGCCATTCAAGGAAGCGCTTCATGCCGTACATTAA
- a CDS encoding DUF934 domain-containing protein, with product MPYIKKGEIADDPYVRLGGDEPVPTDVPVIVPLEWLLAQTPQSLEGRNVPLGVALPNDKPESLLEPYLPRLSLIALDFPIYRDGRAFTQARRLREAYGFTGEIRAEGDVLRDQFLFMVRSGFDAFEVKNDKDAKAFAEALHEFSGFYQPAGAGDAHFRFRFAPPFSPARKEGESDA from the coding sequence ATGCCGTACATTAAAAAGGGCGAGATCGCGGACGATCCCTATGTCCGCCTCGGCGGAGATGAGCCGGTGCCTACCGATGTGCCGGTCATCGTTCCGCTCGAATGGCTGCTTGCGCAAACGCCGCAGTCGCTGGAGGGCCGCAACGTGCCGCTCGGCGTAGCGCTGCCGAACGACAAGCCGGAGAGCCTGCTCGAACCATACCTTCCGCGCCTGTCGCTGATTGCGCTCGACTTTCCGATTTACCGCGACGGTCGCGCCTTCACGCAAGCGCGGCGGCTGCGGGAAGCCTACGGCTTCACCGGGGAGATCCGCGCCGAGGGCGACGTGTTGCGCGATCAGTTTCTTTTCATGGTGCGTTCCGGCTTCGACGCGTTCGAAGTCAAGAACGATAAAGACGCGAAGGCCTTCGCTGAGGCGCTTCATGAATTTTCGGGCTTCTACCAGCCAGCGGGCGCAGGCGACGCGCATTTTCGGTTTCGCTTCGCTCCGCCATTTTCTCCGGCAAGAAAAGAGGGTGAAAGCGATGCTTGA
- a CDS encoding sulfate ABC transporter substrate-binding protein encodes MLRRTVLALAAATLIGAPAYALDSLLNVSYDPTREFYSDFNKAFVAKWKADKGETLEIKASHGGSGKQARAVIDGIAADVVTLALAYDIDAIAEKGILDKDWQKKFPDNSAPYTSTIVFLVRKGNPKGIKDWDDLVKPGVSIITPNPKTSGGARWNYLAAWGYALKKYGSEDKAKEFVTQIFKQVPVLDTGARGSTVTFVQRNQGDVLLAWENEAYLSVKEFGDDKFEIVTPSLSILAEPPVAIVDSVVDKRGSRAAAEAYLKALYAPEGQELAAKNFYRPRSKEVADKYADKFSKVALFTIDDVFGGWQKAQKAHFGDGGVFDQIYGR; translated from the coding sequence ATGCTCAGACGGACAGTTCTGGCACTGGCGGCGGCTACGCTGATCGGCGCGCCTGCTTACGCTCTCGATTCATTGCTCAACGTTTCCTACGACCCGACGCGCGAGTTCTACTCCGATTTCAACAAGGCGTTCGTCGCCAAGTGGAAAGCCGACAAGGGCGAGACGCTTGAAATCAAGGCGAGCCATGGCGGCTCTGGCAAGCAGGCCCGCGCCGTGATCGACGGCATCGCGGCCGACGTCGTGACGCTCGCGCTTGCCTACGACATCGACGCCATCGCCGAGAAGGGCATTCTCGACAAGGACTGGCAGAAGAAGTTCCCGGACAATTCCGCGCCTTACACGTCCACCATCGTCTTCCTCGTCCGCAAGGGCAACCCGAAGGGCATCAAGGACTGGGACGACCTCGTGAAGCCGGGCGTCTCGATCATCACCCCGAACCCGAAGACGTCGGGCGGCGCGCGCTGGAACTATCTCGCGGCCTGGGGCTACGCGCTGAAGAAATACGGCTCGGAAGATAAGGCGAAGGAATTCGTCACGCAGATCTTCAAGCAGGTGCCGGTGCTCGACACGGGCGCGCGCGGCTCGACAGTAACGTTCGTCCAGCGCAATCAGGGCGACGTGCTCCTCGCCTGGGAGAACGAAGCGTATCTTTCGGTGAAGGAATTCGGCGACGACAAGTTCGAGATCGTCACGCCGTCCCTCTCGATCCTCGCGGAACCGCCCGTCGCCATCGTCGATTCAGTCGTCGACAAGCGCGGATCGCGGGCCGCCGCCGAAGCCTATCTGAAGGCGCTCTACGCTCCGGAAGGCCAGGAACTCGCGGCGAAGAATTTCTACCGCCCGCGTTCAAAGGAAGTCGCCGACAAATATGCCGACAAGTTCTCGAAGGTGGCGCTCTTCACCATCGATGACGTGTTCGGCGGCTGGCAGAAAGCCCAGAAGGCTCACTTCGGCGATGGCGGCGTCTTCGATCAGATTTACGGTCGCTAA
- the cysT gene encoding sulfate ABC transporter permease subunit CysT: MSALPPLSNTLRFREPSVIPGFGLTFGLTVTWLSLIVLIPLAAMILYASRLGFDQFIAILTAQRTLNALKLSFGIAFAAAIFNVIFGLIVAWALTRYEFPGRRIADAIVDIPFALPTAVAGIALATLYSPQGWIGQFLAPLGIQVTFTPLGILVALIFVGIPFVVRTVQPVLKDLDPELELAAASLGASRWQVIRKVIAPTLLPAILTGFALAFARAVGEYGSVIFIAGNLPNISEIAPLLIVIRLEEFRYADATAIAVIMLFVAFIMLLIINRLQRWTEVRS, translated from the coding sequence GTGAGCGCCTTGCCCCCCTTATCGAACACCTTGCGCTTTCGCGAACCGAGCGTCATCCCCGGCTTCGGGCTGACGTTCGGGCTGACCGTGACCTGGCTATCGCTGATCGTGCTGATCCCGCTGGCGGCGATGATTCTCTACGCGTCGAGGCTCGGCTTCGACCAGTTCATCGCCATCCTCACGGCTCAGCGCACACTGAACGCGCTGAAGCTTTCATTCGGCATCGCCTTCGCGGCCGCGATCTTCAACGTGATCTTCGGCCTGATCGTCGCGTGGGCGCTGACACGCTATGAATTCCCCGGCCGCCGCATCGCCGACGCGATCGTGGATATCCCCTTCGCCCTGCCGACCGCCGTGGCCGGCATCGCGCTCGCTACGCTCTATTCGCCGCAGGGCTGGATCGGTCAGTTTCTCGCGCCGCTCGGCATACAGGTCACGTTCACGCCGCTCGGCATTCTTGTGGCGCTGATCTTCGTCGGCATTCCCTTCGTGGTGCGGACCGTTCAGCCCGTGCTGAAGGATCTCGACCCGGAACTCGAACTCGCCGCGGCAAGCCTCGGAGCGTCCCGCTGGCAGGTCATCCGCAAGGTGATCGCGCCGACGCTGCTGCCCGCGATTTTGACCGGCTTCGCTCTCGCCTTCGCCCGCGCGGTAGGGGAATACGGCTCGGTCATCTTCATCGCGGGCAATCTGCCGAACATTTCGGAAATCGCGCCCCTTCTCATCGTCATTCGCCTTGAGGAATTCCGCTATGCCGATGCAACCGCAATCGCGGTTATCATGCTCTTCGTCGCGTTCATCATGCTGCTCATAATCAACCGGCTTCAGCGTTGGACAGAGGTCAGGAGCTAG